One part of the Silene latifolia isolate original U9 population unplaced genomic scaffold, ASM4854445v1 scaffold_112, whole genome shotgun sequence genome encodes these proteins:
- the LOC141637459 gene encoding uncharacterized protein LOC141637459 yields MAGNQEGLYYDYDVDSDGSLTRAIWTVGIARKNYSLFGDAVSFDPTYWTNKYSMTARHRFYMWHILKKVPCKFSVTRDDYHDFMILLNEIMWDEDLEAEEFDAQWIFMVQKHGIGDNDWHLIWIYSSNGVKSILDAYIAKRWTKDATRYRIFNYDGEGTEHIDIIGGMQLSMSAMWSEFHQTISILHLKDKAYVSASPL; encoded by the exons ATGGCTGGAAACCAGGAAGGGTTATACTATGACTATGATGTCGACAGTGATGGTAGTCTTACCAGGGCTATATGGACTGTCGGTATTGCCCGAAAGAATTACTCTCTGTTTGGCGATGCGGTGTCGTTCGACCCAACTTACTGGACCAACAAGTATTCAATG ACAGCAAGACACCGATTTTATATGTGGCATATACTTAAAAAGGTACCATGTAAGTTTAGCGTAACGAGGGACGATTATCATGATTTTATGATACTGTTAAATGAAATTATGTGGGATGAAGATCTTGAAGCAGAAGAATTTGATGCTCAGTGGATTTTCATGGTTCAAAAGCATGGAATCGGTGACAATGATTG GCATCTAATATGGATTTATTCATCAAATGGTGTGAAGTCCATACTAGATGCTTATATTGCAAAAAGATGGACGAAAGATGCAACTCGCTACAGAATTTTTAATTATGATGGTGAAGGGACAGAGCACATTGATATCATTGGCGGAATGCAACTATCAATGTCGGCAATGTGGTCGGAATTTCATCAAACTATTAGTATCCTTCATCTCAAAGATAAGGCTTATGTGAGCGCTTCTCCACTTTGA